A region from the Triticum aestivum cultivar Chinese Spring chromosome 3D, IWGSC CS RefSeq v2.1, whole genome shotgun sequence genome encodes:
- the LOC123073640 gene encoding uncharacterized protein isoform X1, with product MTIIDFIELSDDDIIDLSSDEETVQEVQIATQHRATSLDRQGMFFLAGEGNQGVQAVFVAAGEGSQDVQAVFVAASKGSQDVQTVFVAASEGRQEATEPGHALEATALSMVMEKAPLVAASEGRQEAAESGHALEATTVSLLTETPPLGTAKSLYCHRSPTSAPFPSPTSTTPKAQTSEGGDAKAVRVKRKYRKGNYHTDTPRRSPRLIQMGECCTSPVEEPTADHKRSRMLGPAEESATFINSAETVVLALPHAGSTNCLRSPTSATFPSLISTSPTAVTSGGGDAKLVRVKAKHPERNYHILSLVRQKPPLAPTSTSPKALSSEGGDAKLVTGKVKRRRKNCRPCKLTP from the exons ATGACTATTATAGATTTCATAGAGCTGAGTGATGATGATATTATCGACTTGAGTAGCGATGAGGAGACTGTTCAAGAGGTTCAGATTGCAACTCAACACCGGGCGACGTCGCTTGATAGGCAGGGTATGTTTTTCCTAGCTGGTGAAGGAAACCAAGGGGTGCAGGCCGTATTTGTTGCAGCTGGTGAAGGAAGTCAAGATGTGCAGGCCGTGTTTGTTGCAGCCAGTAAAGGAAGTCAAGATGTGCAGACTGTGTTTGTTGCAGCTAGTGAAGGAAGGCAAGAGGCTACTGAGCCCGGACATGCTTTGGAAGCTACCGCATTGTCCATGGTTATGGAGAAAGCACCTCTTGTTGCAGCTAGTGAAGGAAGGCAGGAGGCTGCTGAGTCTGGACATGCCTTGGAAGCTACCACGGTGTCCTTGCTTACAGAAACACCACCTCTAGGTACGGCTAAATCACTGTACTGTCATCGCTCTCCAACATCAGCGCCATTCCCCA GCCCGACTTCCACCACTCCGAAAGCTCAGACTTCTGAAGGTGGCGACGCAAAGGCAGTGAGAGTGAAGAGGAAATATCGTAAGGGGAACTACCATACCGACACTCCTAGGAGAAGTCCTAGGCTTATACAGATGGGTGAATGTTGTACCAGTCCTGTGGAAGAGCCAACAGCCGACCACAAGAGGTCTCGCATGCTCGGGCCAGCAGAAGAATCAGCTACCTTTATCAACTCAGCTGAAACGGTTGTCCTCGCTCTGCCACATGCTGGATCAACGAATTGTCTTCGCTCTCCAACATCAGCGACATTCCCCA GCCTGATTTCCACCAGTCCTACAGCTGTGACTTCTGGAGGTGGCGATGCAAAGCTGGTGAGAGTGAAGGCGAAACATCCTGAGAGGAACTACCATATCTTGTCCTTGGTTAGGCAAAAACCACCTCTTG CTCCGACTTCCACCAGTCCGAAGGCTCTGTCCTCAGAAGGTGGTGACGCGAAGCTTGTGACCGGGAAGGTGAAACGTCGTAGGAAGAACTGCCGACCCTGCAAACTAACTCCTTAG
- the LOC123073639 gene encoding E3 ubiquitin-protein ligase SINA-like 10: MQGAGVEGRSRGSPSATDKADESAKKARLDLPDGHLVKQELVAHDAAAGGGAIVAVAERSPRAELAVKIDMCVLHCPLCTLPFKPPVFQCKGGHLACGGCAAQQPSGQCGACADGCGFFDPCPALDAVVSSTRVQCPNAGCHRYVTYHEADEHRSACAHAPCRCAEHGCAFVGAPPDLAAHLSAAHAVPVRAIHYGKVSRLQVPVSTPRLLLVGDDDGRVFLLTVGALGAAATAVSVVCARGSAATKPRFTCKMWVNLTANGGKADIVLVEMQVRSSTSPGAVVAAGERTFLAVPPVYLVPGADGGDAMEVPLNVRIDKTLPWSD, translated from the exons ATGCAGGGCGCCGGCGTGGAGGGGAGGAGCAGGggctcgccgtcggcgacggacaaGGCCGACGAGAGCGCCAAGAAGGCGCGGCTGGACCTGCCCGACGGCCATCTCGTGAAGCAAGAGCTCGTCGCGCACGACGCGGCGGCCGGAGGAGGCGCCATCGTCGCGGTGGCGGAGCGCAGCCCCAGGGCGGAGCTCGCCGTGAAGATCGACATGTGCGTGCTCCACTGCCCGCTCTGCACCCTCCCCTTCAAGCCCCCCGTCTTCCAG TGCAAGGGCGGCCACCTGGCCTGCGGCGGGTGCGCGGCCCAGCAGCCCTCCGGGCAGTGCGGGGCATGCGCGGACGGCTGCGGCTTCTTCGACCCCTGCCCCGCGCTGGACGCCGTGGTGTCCTCCACCAGGGTACAGTGCCCCAACGCCGGCTGCCACAGGTACGTCACCTACCACGAGGCCGACGAGCACCGGAGCGCCTGCGCGCACGCGCCCTGCCGCTGCGCGGAGCACGGCTGCGCCTTCGTCGGCgcgccgccggacctcgccgcccaCCTCAGCGCCGCCCACGCCGTGCCGGTGCGCGCCATCCACTACGGCAAGGTGAGCCGGCTCCAGGTGCCCGTGTCGACGCCGCGGCTGCTGCTCGTCGGCGACGACGACGGCCGCGTGTTCCTGCTGACCGTGGGCGCGCTCGGCGCCGCGGCGACCGCCGTGTCCGTGGTCTGCGCCAGGGGGAGCGCGGCCACCAAGCCGCGGTTCACGTGCAAGATGTGGGTGAACCTGACCGCGAACGGCGGCAAGGCGGACATCGTGCTGGTGGAGATGCAGGTGAGGAGCAGCACCTCGCCCGGCGCCGTGGTGGCCGCCGGCGAGCGGACCTTCCTCGCCGTGCCGCCGGTGTACCTGGTCCCGGGAGCGGACGGGGGCGATGCCATGGAGGTGCCACTCAACGTCCGCATCGACAAGACTCTGCCTTGGTCCGACTGA
- the LOC123076788 gene encoding E3 ubiquitin-protein ligase SINA-like 10: MAEEPSVKRTKTEDLGAGSEPDAATPAAAEEERPGGEVTVKIQSKALCCRICSEPLKPPIFKCAAGHVLCSQCPEKLREVGHVLRLGTFCALCCKSTSYSRCVELEQFIDAMKVPCSNQTYGCNEYVSYQQKEKHESSCPHAPCYCPEDDCAFKAPACCLLDHFVTAHGWSPTNLGYNKPLKILLARDRRFTLLVGEDMSLFLLINTLTSIGSALAVVCVRPHESEPSYSCNISAAHGVAGGKTDGRLVFQKDPHVSSSSLAGGVQMGNFFLLVPLEFAETSSGELTVHIRIDRVAS, translated from the exons ATGGCGGAAGAACCTTCGGTGAAGAGGACCAAGACGGAGGACCTTGGTGCGGGGTCAGAGCCAGACGCggcgacgccggcggcggcggaagagGAGAGGCCCGGCGGCGAGGTGACAGTCAAGATACAGTCCAAAGCTCTGTGCTGCAGGATCTGCTCCGAGCCCCTCAAGCCACCCATCTTCAAG TGTGCGGCTGGGCACGTTTTGTGTTCTCAGTGCCCGGAAAAGCTCCGTGAGGTTGGGCACGTTTTGAGGCTGGGTACATTCTGCGCTCTGTGTTGCAAAAGCACCAGCTATTCCCGTTGCGTCGAGCTCGAGCAGTTCATCGACGCCATGAAAGTGCCATGCTCGAACCAAACATACGGCTGCAACGAGTACGTCAGCTACCAGCAGAaagagaagcatgagagttcatgCCCACATGCTCCATGCTACTGCCCAGAGGATGACTGTGCCTTCAAAGCGCCGGCATGTTGCCTGCTGGACCACTTCGTCACCGCACATGGATGGTCGCCGACCAACTTGGGTTACAACAAGCCACTGAAGATCCTCTTGGCACGAGACCGCCGGTTCACGCTTCTAGTTGGGGAGGACATGTCCTTGTTCCTCCTGATCAACACCCTGACCAGCATCGGCAGTGCTCTCGCCGTGGTCTGCGTCAGGCCCCACGAGTCTGAACCGAGCTATTCGTGCAACATCTCGGCTGCTCATGGTGTTGCTGGTGGGAAAACCGATGGGAGGCTTGTGTTCCAGAAGGATCCTCATGtgtcaagcagctcgctggcgggTGGAGTTCAGATGGGCAACTTCTTCTTGCTGGTTCCTCTGGAATTCGCCGAGACCTCATCTGGTGAACTCACTGTACACATCCGCATCGACAGAGTGGCGTCATAG
- the LOC123073640 gene encoding uncharacterized protein isoform X2 yields MTIIDFIELSDDDIIDLSSDEETVQEVQIATQHRATSLDRQGMFFLAGEGNQGVQAVFVAAGEGSQDVQAVFVAASKGSQDVQTVFVAASEGRQEATEPGHALEATALSMVMEKAPLVAASEGRQEAAESGHALEATTVSLLTETPPLGPTSTTPKAQTSEGGDAKAVRVKRKYRKGNYHTDTPRRSPRLIQMGECCTSPVEEPTADHKRSRMLGPAEESATFINSAETVVLALPHAGSTNCLRSPTSATFPSLISTSPTAVTSGGGDAKLVRVKAKHPERNYHILSLVRQKPPLAPTSTSPKALSSEGGDAKLVTGKVKRRRKNCRPCKLTP; encoded by the exons ATGACTATTATAGATTTCATAGAGCTGAGTGATGATGATATTATCGACTTGAGTAGCGATGAGGAGACTGTTCAAGAGGTTCAGATTGCAACTCAACACCGGGCGACGTCGCTTGATAGGCAGGGTATGTTTTTCCTAGCTGGTGAAGGAAACCAAGGGGTGCAGGCCGTATTTGTTGCAGCTGGTGAAGGAAGTCAAGATGTGCAGGCCGTGTTTGTTGCAGCCAGTAAAGGAAGTCAAGATGTGCAGACTGTGTTTGTTGCAGCTAGTGAAGGAAGGCAAGAGGCTACTGAGCCCGGACATGCTTTGGAAGCTACCGCATTGTCCATGGTTATGGAGAAAGCACCTCTTGTTGCAGCTAGTGAAGGAAGGCAGGAGGCTGCTGAGTCTGGACATGCCTTGGAAGCTACCACGGTGTCCTTGCTTACAGAAACACCACCTCTAG GCCCGACTTCCACCACTCCGAAAGCTCAGACTTCTGAAGGTGGCGACGCAAAGGCAGTGAGAGTGAAGAGGAAATATCGTAAGGGGAACTACCATACCGACACTCCTAGGAGAAGTCCTAGGCTTATACAGATGGGTGAATGTTGTACCAGTCCTGTGGAAGAGCCAACAGCCGACCACAAGAGGTCTCGCATGCTCGGGCCAGCAGAAGAATCAGCTACCTTTATCAACTCAGCTGAAACGGTTGTCCTCGCTCTGCCACATGCTGGATCAACGAATTGTCTTCGCTCTCCAACATCAGCGACATTCCCCA GCCTGATTTCCACCAGTCCTACAGCTGTGACTTCTGGAGGTGGCGATGCAAAGCTGGTGAGAGTGAAGGCGAAACATCCTGAGAGGAACTACCATATCTTGTCCTTGGTTAGGCAAAAACCACCTCTTG CTCCGACTTCCACCAGTCCGAAGGCTCTGTCCTCAGAAGGTGGTGACGCGAAGCTTGTGACCGGGAAGGTGAAACGTCGTAGGAAGAACTGCCGACCCTGCAAACTAACTCCTTAG